The Microbacterium amylolyticum genome includes the window AGAGCCGACGTAGGTTTTTCCCGTTCCCGGCGGGCCCTGGACGGCGAGGTACGTCGGCACGCTGAGAAGCGAAAACACGATCGCGTCGATGTCGCTGCCGATCGATGACGACACGACGCGCCCCGAGTGGTGATCGGCGCGGAGCGATCGCAACAGATCGGTGGCGGGATCAATGGGGAAGGCGCCGTCGGAGGCGCCGATGTGAGTGCCGCGGGTGAGGATGCCATCGGCCCATGCTTCGATGGCGCCCTGCTGCGCGCCGGCCTTCGGCGGGGACGGCGGGGTGAGGGCGACGGGAAGCTCTCGCCACGTGCGTCCGCCGATCGCGTATTCCTCGACGATCACACCGTCGTCGAGGACGTCGACGACACGCGCCTCGTGAGGAACATGAAGCCATCGCTGAGACCCCTCGGTGGGGAACGGCGCGGGTGATGTGTACAGAAGCGAGGGCGTGGAGCCCACGCTGAGCCGCGTTCCGGGCGCCAGCGCTCCGCGCAGTTCGAGCACCCGCCGCTCAGCGCGGCTGCCCTCGGGGATGTGCCAGTCGTCCAGAACGTCCGAGCGGCGGATATCGACGACAATGACGTCCTTCGTTTCTCCCCACAGCGAAATGGGCTCACGCAGCCGCTCATAGTGCGCCTGCCAGAAGGAACGCGCTTCACGCGGGTAATAGTCGATCGCCGCTGCCGCCAGCCGCAGTGCGTTTTCATCGTTGCTCGCGGAGGACGCCGGATCCTGCGCGAGACGCACGTCACGCAGTTCGTCGGCGCGCGCAGTGAGGGCAAGCGCGCGCGGGGAGGGTTCGTACGAATCGCTGATGCGGCCATCCTCGCGAGCCGGTGTGACCCGGGCTTCTTTTGCGCGCTCGACGAGCCAGTCGCGCAGCCGCCGAGTGGTGAGGCACGCGTAGCCGTTGTCGGCCGCGATCGACATCATGATGTCCCGCGCGTCATCATCGTGCCCCGCTTCACGCAGCGCACGCGCCTCGACATACCGAAGGGCACTGTGCGTGGGCTCGCCCTGCCGCTCGCGTCTTTCGGGCCCCATGATGAGCGGTTCGAGTGCCGTGATGTCATACGACCGCGTTCCGATCCGGAGGGCGTTCTTCACGATCGGAAAGAGGTCGACGAATGTCTCATCGCCGAGCAATCGGTCGATATCGGTCTCGCGCGAGCCGTGGCGCGCCGCCATCTGGGCGAGGATGGCCGGTGCGTCGGGCCGGAAATGGAAGATATGCGCCTGCGGGTGCGCGCGTCGATGCTGTTGGAGGAAGTCGCAGAAGCGCTCAAGCGCCCGTCGTTCTCCGGGCAGATCGTGCGCCCACAACGTCGAGTGCTGCTGGCGCATATCACCCCAGCCAAGCAGATAGCTCAGCCCCCATTCGGTGCGGCCGTCATCCGCGCGATCCGCGAAAAACGGATCACGATCGAGGTGAAGGAAGATATCTCCGAGGTCAGGGCGTGGCATCGCGCCGAGCGCGGCTTCATTGACGACCTCGTACAGCGGCTCATCGTCAGGACGTTGTTCGGTGGCGAGCTGAAGACGCGCCTGCGTGCGGAGGGAGTCGAACGTATCGTTGGCTATCCGCGGCGGAGCCGCGTCTGTCTGAGCGAGCTGATCGATGGTGTGAATGCTCGCCGCGCGCAGCCGTTCGGCGATGGCGGGGCGCAGACCGGCGACAAGGAGGATGTCGCGTTGCTGTTCGATCTCGGCACGGCACGCTGCGCACGCACCGCAGGCCAGAATGCGGAGTTTTCCGCGCGCGTCGCCCCAGGCGATCGCGGGGTGGCTGGTGTCGGCGTCGATACGGCGATCGGCGATGAGCGCCTGCAGACGCTCGCGCCGTAGATGAAACAGCGGCATGAGGTCCGCCGTGCGGTGCACGGAGGTTGTGCCATCTCCGAGCAGCAGGTCCACGTTGTCGGCGCGTGGGATGCCCTGCTGATCGAGGCGATCGACATATGCCGATAGCTGCATCAATGCCGTCACCCGCGCTGTGCGGGCGAGCTTGGTGTCCTGTACGCGCCAACGTCCGTCTTCGTCACGCACCAGGAAGTCGGCGAATCCGACGAAGTCGTTGGCGCGAAACGCCGCCTGGAACAGAACCTGCACCGTGGGATCGGCGAGCGCTTCGTTGGTGTCAGCGACGGCCACCCCCATGGCGTCGTCATCCGATGCGGAAACGCGGGCGATGTCGATAACCGCGTCACCGAAACGTTCACGATAGCGCTCAAGCGTGCGAAGCTCGTGCGCATCTCCGAGCTGCGCCGCGCGGCGCAGCATGGCATCTTCGGGGTCGTCAACGGGCGCACACCGCCCGAGCCTCGCGTCGATCTGGCGGAGCCACCCGAACTCGCATTCTGACGCGGCCGTGAGATCGCTCGCGCTCCAGATGAGGCGACGAGGGTCAGAAGCGATGCGCATGTCTCCACCGTATTCGGGTGGTGTGACGAAACACCGCCCGGCGGGCTCGCCTCAGCGCAGTTCTTCGGGAATCTTGCTGTCGAGCTCAGCCAGCCATGCCGCGGCGTTGCCGTCACTCGGCGCACGCCAGTCTCCCCGTGGGGAGAGCGAACCGATGTGGGAGACCTTGGGACCGTTGGGCATGGCGGAACGTTTGAACTGCGCGAAACCGAAGAATCGCTTGAGGAATACGCGCTCCCAGCGGATGATCGTCGCGAGGTCGTACGCATAGTGCTCGTCTTCGGGGAAGCCCGCCGGCCAGCGGCCCGCATCCGGATCCGTCCACGCATGCGCGGCAAGGAAAGCGATCTTCGACGGCCGCGTGCCGTGCCGAAGCACCTGCGCCAGGGTGAAATCGTGCAGGGCATACGGACCGATCGTGTCTTCGGTGGACTGCGCTTTGCCGTCCTGGCCCGCCGGCACCAGCTCAGGGCTGATCTCGGTGCCGAGAACCGAACGCAGCACCTCCGTTTCGCGCGCGGTGACCCCCTGCGCCTCTCCCTCGGAGATGACCCACCGGATCAGGTGCTGGATGAGCGTCTTCGGCACCCCGGTGTTGACGGCATAGTGGCTCATCTGATCGCCGACGCCGTATGTCGCCCAGCCGAGAGCGAATTCCGAGAGGTCGCCCGTTCCGATCACGATGCCGCCGTGGTGATTCGCCAGACGGAACAAATAGTCGGTCCGCAGACCGGCCTGCACGTTTTCGAACGTCACGTCATACACGGGCTCGCCGGAACCGGCGGGGTGTCCCATCTGCGTAAGCATCTCTGTTGCTGCGGGGCGAATATCGATCGTCTCGATCGACGCCCCTACCGATTCGGCGAGCGCGATCGCATTCGCCTTTGTGTGATCGCTCGTTGCGAAGCCCGGCATTGTGTACGCGAGGATGTCGGCGCGGGGACGCTCCATGAGGTCCATCGCCTTGGCGACGACGAGGAGTGCATGCGTGGAGTCGAGGCCGCCCGAGACGCCGATAACGGGCTTGGGGTCGCCGATCTGGCGCATGCGCTGCACGAGGCCGGCGACCTGGATGTTAAACGCCTCGTAGCAGTCTTGTGCGAGGCGCGAAGCGTCCGCTGGCACGAACGGGAAGCGATCGACCGTTCGTCGCAGCCCGATGTCTCCCTTCGGCGGGCGCAGCTCGAAGGAGATCTGCCGGAAATCGGTGTCGGTAGCGTTCGTGCGGCGGTTGTCGTCGAACGTTCCCTGCCGTAGGCGGTCCTGTCTGATCCGGTCCAGGTCAACGTCGGCGATCGACGCGGTGGCCCCTTCGGGGAATCGCTCGGTCTCGTCGAGCAGCGTGCCGCCCTCGTAGATCATCGTCTGCCCGTCCCAGGAGAGGTCATTCGACGACTCCCCCAGCCCAGCGGCGGCGTATGCGTACGCCGCGATACAGCGTGAAGAGGCGGACTGGACGAGCAGGCGGCGCTCCTCCGCCCGCGCAATCGTGATCGGGCTGCCAGAGAGGTTCAGCAGCACCGTGGCGCCGGCCAGGGCGGCCTTCGCCGAGGGCGGCACGGGAACCCACATGTCCTCACACACTTCGACGTGGATCGTGAGACCGGAAACGTCGGAGCAGGTGAACAGCAGGTCCGGGCCGAAGGGAATCTCCTCTCCGAAGAGAGTGATCGTTCCGCGCTGATCGTCGCCGGGCGCGTACCAGCGGCGCTCGTAGAACTCGCGGTAGTTCGGCAGGGAGGACTTCGGAACGACGCCAAGAATTTCACCGCGGGACATCACCACGGCACAGTTGTAGATGCGTCCGCCGCGCACGATCGGTGCGCCGACGACGAGAACCGGCATGATCCACGCTGACTGATCCCGGATGTACTCAACGGCGCGCAGCGCTCCTTCGAGGACCGCGTCCTGCATCACCAGGTCATCGATGGCGTACCCCGTGAGGCACAGCTCGGGGAACACCGCGACGGCAACGGATTCGTCGTCAAGCCGGCGTGCCATCGCGAGAACGGCCTCGGCGTTGGCGTCGGGGTCAGCGACGCGAACGGGGGTGTGGCAGGCAGCGACCCGCGCGAAGCCGTGCCCATACGCGTTCATGAAATCGAATCCGCTCACCCGACCAGTCTGGCACGCGCGGACCGGCGGCGAGCGGTTCTGGGGAACCCCTCGCCGCCGGGGGCGCTGGTGTCGCGTCGGTTCAGGATCGGGCCGGTGCGACGGGCTGCTGCAGCTCCGTCACCCAGTCGGACTGATCATCCGAACGGGATCGGACGTAGAACTCGCGGCACGGACCGGCCGGAACCAGACCGCGGGCGGCGATCTCCACGTGAACGGCTTGCCAGCTCGCACCGATTCCCGACATCGGACCGATGTGGATCCCGCAGACCGCATCGCGAACGGATGGCAGTTCCACGATGCTCGCCCCGTCCGGGGCATCACCCTTCCACTCGTAGCCCGCTGTCACGTGCAGCTCTCCGTCGGCGAGGTCGTACTGCGCGATCGGCACGTCAAAAGCGCCCTTCACGTTGCCGACGGCATCGGATACGCGGTCGAAGAGACCCGTGACGAGAGTGGCAACGTCGCCGCCGGTCGGAACACCGCTCGCGGCAACAAGGCGAACGGCGGGAAGCGGCTTCGTAATGATCTCGATGGTGGTCATGGACGTCTCCTGTTCGATGAGGTGGAGTCTGCGCTCGACGTCCGATAGCCGCGCTGCCGCCAGCTCGTGTTCGCGGGCGATCTCCTCACGCCGTATCCGCAACAGCGTTGCGAGACGTTCGGCGTCAACACCCGCGTCGAGATAGTCGGCGATGTCGGCGAGGCCGAATCCGAGCTGGCGGAGAGCGACGATGCGGTGCAGTCGTTCCAACTGCGACGGATCGTACGACCGGTAGCCCGAGAACTCGTCCGCGTGGGCGGGGACGAGAAGGCCGGACGCATCCCAGTGCCGCAGCATGCGATGCGTCACCTGACCGATCTGCGCAAAGACTCCGATGGATAACATGACTCCATTTGTTCCATCTGCCACAGTGTCAGAGTCAAACACGATCTCATGCCGGTGCCCAGAGCCGTTGCCTGTGCCGGCCCGTGTTCTGATGTGCTCAGGCGCCGCGAGCGTTATACACCGTGATGTTGCCATGGTCGATCGCCTCTCGGTACGCCTCGAAAACGGCGACAGCTTCGGGCTTGGCGATGTCGACCGTGACGGTGATACCGCGCGCCTCGAAGTCCTCTGCCCACGTGGGAATCATGGGGCCTTCGTCGAAGGTGGTGATCTCTTCGCATTCGGGGCCATGGCCTGCGATAGCGAGGGAGGTGATTCCCGACCACATTGCGGCGCCGTAGCACTGGACGCAGGGCCGCCAGTTGACGACGAGTTCGTGTTCTGGCAGGCCTTCGCCACCGAGATCCCAGGCGCCGAGTGACTGCTGGGCCAGACCCAGCGCCGTGACTTCAGCGTGTCCAGACGAGATGCCGGTGGAAAGGACAACATTGACGCCGACCGAGACGAGGCGCCCGCTGTCGCGCTCGACGACGATCGCGGCGAACGGCCCGCCGTTGCCTTCACGCCAGTTGCGATCAGCCAGACGGTTAACGAGAGCCATTCGCTCGGCGTGCGTGGGGAGCGCATCGGGAAGGGTGGGCAGCTCGTCGACGACCCACGAGGGAAGGCTCAGAGCGAAGGATGTTGCGAGGGCTGGGTGAGACATGCGATCAGGCTAATCGTCATGTGTTTCAGATATGCGTCTCGCAGCGCACGCTGGTTAGTTGCGCGACGCGAACAGCGTCCGCAGCCCGAAGTAGACCACGACGGCGACCACGGCAACGATCGCCAGCTTGAAGAGGATGAAGATCGCCGACAGCAGGAAGTTGACGATCCAGAAGGCCACAACAACGGCGACGATAACCCCAAGAATCGTCCAGATCGTTCCTTTATTCATGCGTTCATCCTATGGGGCGGACCTCGTCGGGGTGTCCTGCTCAACGATGCTCCACCCTTCGCGCGTGTGGCGGACGCGTAGCTGAGCGGGAATCTGCTCCTTCATCGCGTCGACGTGGCTGATGATGCCGACGGTGCGCCCTCCCTGGCGGAGCTCGTCGAGGGTGCGCATCGCCGTTTCGAGCGTTTCGCCATCGAGGGAGCCGAAGCCTTCGTCAATGAAGAGTGTGTCGAGGCGGATTCCGCCGGCTCGTCCCGTGACCACCTCGGCGAGTCCGAGAGCGAGGGCGAGTGAGGCGAGGAAGGTTTCGCCGCCGGACAGCGAGTGCGGCGGGCGTGCCTGACCGGTGTAACTGTCCATCACCTCGATGCCCAGCCCGGATGCGGCTCCTCGGCGCGCGAGGGCGTCGGAATGCAGCAGGGAATACCGGCCGGCACTCATCTCGGCGAGGCGAACGTTGGCGGCCTCGACGATTTCCTCGAGCTCGGCGGCGAGGACGAAGGTTTCGAGGTTCATCCGTTTGGTGTTGGGCGGTCGCCCGGCAACGGTGTCGGCGAGCCGCGTGACAACGGTCGCGCGGCGCAGCGCATCGGCGATTCGGGCGTGCACCTGCTCTGCCCGTGCGGCGGCGTTGCGGAGGGCGCGGGTGAGGTGCTGCGCTCCGCTGCGCGCGTCGACGGCCGTCTCATGCTGTTCGCGCGCAGCCAGGAGCGCCTGTTCGACACTGTCGAGGTCGACGAGTTCGGCGGGCAGATGGGCCGTTTCGGTGATCGTCTGCTGCGCCGCGGCGCGATCGGCCTCTGCTTGTGCGAGTTGCTGCTCCATCTGCTCGCGCTCCGCAGCGGGGCGAGAAGCGGCGCGGGCGTCGTCGACGCTGACAAAGGCGTTGTCGCGCAGCACCTGCTCTCGGGCCTCGGCCGCGGTGCGGGCGGCTACGCGCGATCGGTCAGCTTCGCGATGGCTGTCTGAGCAGACCGTCGCACGCGATGCAAGCCGCTGGGCCACGCCGATGCGGGCGGCAACGGAGGAGAAAGCGCCGCGCGCGCTCTGGACCGCTGCGTTGTCTTTTTCCCAGGTGGCCGCGATTTCTTCGATTTTACCGCGCAGGGTTCCTCCCTGTGACGCGATATCGCGTCCCTCACGCTCCAGCCGCTTTTCGGCGTCGGCAAGGTCGTCGCGTTGTCGTTCGAGGGCGGACTTTTCCCGCAGGGCGGCCTCGGCGTCGTCCTTTTGCTTTTGCGCGGCCAGGAGATCTCCGCTGATTTCGACCTCGGTGCGGCCACCGGCACGGTTCTCGGCGTCTCGAAGAGAAAGCTCGGCCTGCTGACGCGCGGTCTGCGCCTGGTCGGCTTCGCCCGCGGCTGTAGCGCGCGCGGTGTCTGCCGCGTCGATCTGCTCGGGGGTGACGGGGTCGTCAGAGCGCGGCGCGGGAGCGGGATGCTCCGTTGACCCGCACACGGCGCACGGCTCACCGGCGACAAGCACGTCGGCGATCTCTCCGGCGATGCCGGCGATCCGGCGCGCGTGAAGCTGGTTGAGATGGTGCTCGGCCGCGGCGCGAGCTTCGACGGCGGCCGATGCGGCGCGCACAGCCTGGGCGTAGGAGGTGGAGAGGCGCTTGACCTCATTGAGGGCCGAAAACTGCGCCTCAAGATCCGAGATGTGCTTCTGGGCGGCCTCGCGACGCGACGCGCGCTCGGTGGCCCGAGAGATGTCGTTGTTGACGCTGTCGATGCGCTCCGGCAACGCGTTCCGTTGTGCCTCGATGTCGTACGCACGCGTCTCGAGCGTCGCGAGATGCTCGCGCTGCCGCTCGATATCGTCAGCGCGCTGGGCCAGCTGCGTCTCCTGTTGGCGCAGGGGTTCCCATCCGCCGATCAGGCGCTGCACATCGGCGGCGAAGCCGTCGAGGATCTCGGGTTCGGCGTCTTCGGCGGGGAGCGGGATTCCTTCCGCGTCGCCGCGCTGTGTGCGCACATCGGCCAGAGCCTCGACCCATGCGGAACGTGCGGCGTGCGCCGTTTCTGCTGCGGTCTCCGCCGCTTCATGGGCGCGGTCGGCGGCATCAATCGCGGGGCGGACGGTCTCGGCGCGACGCGCGGCGGCGAGCTCGGCGCGCACCGTATCGGTGGCGGCAGCGGCGAGATCGAGCTGCTTGATCCGCGCGCGAGCTAAGTTGCGCCGCGTCTGTTGTTCGTGCACGGCGCGGCGCTCGTCGCGGGCCTTTTCGACGTCGTCACGAGCGGCGCGAAGCGCGGCTTCTTTCTGCGTTACCGCGGTTTCGAGCCCCTCGGCGTGATCTGCGGCCGCGGTAAGACGAGCGATGTCGTGCTCGACGGAGGGGGCGGGGGCCGCATCAGACGGCGGAGCGGATTCGTTGCCGTCCGCAACACGCCGCTCGACGGCGGCGATGTCGTCGGCCGCCTGATCGAGGATCAGCCGGAGAGTCTGGGTCTGCTCGGCGGCGGCTGCTTGAGCAGCACGGCGGCGGTCGTCGAGCGAGGTTTCGTACTCTTCGAATCGGCGGGTACCGAACAGAGTGCGAAGGAGAACCTGTCGTTCGTCGTTCTTCGCCAGCAAGAACCGTGCGAACCGGCCCTGCGCGAGAAGGATGACCTGGAGAAACTGCTGTTGGTTCAGGCCCACGACTTCGCCAACGAGGTGACTGACCTCTCGCTCTCGTGCGGCTCTCCCCTGCCATTCGCCGTCGATGCGTTCATACATCTCGACGGAGGGGTCAGCGGTCGTCATGCCCTCGCCACGCTTCTTCGGACGCGGATACCCGGGGCTGCGCTCAATACGCCACATGCGATCGCCGACGGTGAACTCCACGGCGACCTCGGTGGGTTCACCGGGTTGGGCATGATCGCTGCGAAGCCGCTTCTCGGTGTCGTCGTAGCGGGGCGTCGTGCCGTACAGCGCGAAACAGACGGCATCGAGAATGCTGGACTTACCGGTTCCGGTACGCCCGGAGATCAGGAAGATGCCATCGTCGGCGTAGGCATCGAGGTCGATGCTCTGCCTGGTGCGGAACGGACCAAACCCTTCCACGTCGATGCGGTGGATTCTCATGCCTGAGCCCCCGCGCGATACTCGGAGATGACCTCGGCCAGCAGCTGTCTTTCCTCTTCTTCTGCGCCGTCTCCGGCGCGAACGAGTTCGAGAAAGTCGCCGGCCAGCTGAGCGTCTGATGCGCCTTTTCGCACGCGGTCGCGGTAGGTACGCGCGGGGCCGGTGTCGGTGCGATCAGGATCGGGCTGGATGGTGGCGCAGAAGGGGAAGCGCGCCTGAAGTTTGCGCATCGGCTCGGTCTGCGGGGTGGGATCGGTGAGGACGGCGCAGACCCAATCGTTTGTGTGTGCGTCGTACTCCGTGTTGTCCAGGAGGTCTTGGAGCGTGCCGCGCAAAGTGGTGAGACGGCGCGGAACCGGGAGATCCAGCCATGAGACATCGAGCTGCCCGGAGGCGTCGATGTCGACCAGCCAGGAGCCGCGCGGTTTATGCCCTTCTCCGAAGCTGTAGTGCAGGGGCGCGCCGCAGTAGCGGATGCGCTCATCCAGGGTTGCCCTGCCATGGATATGACCGAGAGCGACGTAATCGGGGCCGGCCAGATCGATCAACGGAACAACATCCAGGCGGCCCTGTGCAAGGTCTTGGCGCACCTCGCGCTCCAGCTGTGGGGTGGGCTCGACGCCCGCCGCAAAGCAGTGGGCGATCGCCACAGAGCGACCGCCACGCTGCTGGCGATCGGCCGCGATCAGTGACATCGCGTGGCGCATCGCCTGTTCCTGTGTGCGCATCTGGGCTTCGGGCCAGAGATGCCGCACCAGAGCGGGCTCGAGGTAGGGAACGCCGTAGAAGTGCACGGGGCCGCTGTCGTCTTCGATTGTGACGGGCTGGCCAACCGAGAGCGGCTGGGTGATGACGTGCACCCCCGCCTGCCCCAGAAAGGCGGCCTGAAAGCCCAGCCTGGCCGCCGAATCGTGGTTTCCGCTGGTGAGCACAATCTGTGCCCCCGCAGCGCGGATCGCCTGGAGCACATTGGTGAGCAGGGTGTACGCACCAGCGGCGGGCGTGGAGGAATCGAAGATGTCGCCCGCGACGATCACCACATCGACCTGGTGGTCGCGCACCTGCCCCGCCAACTCCTCCAGCACACCACCCAGGGCATCGAGCGTCGAGTGCCCGTGAAATGAGCGCCCGATGTGCCAGTCGGAGGTGTGCAGGATCCGCATGGTGACACGCTATCGATGGGCCCTGACATTCCTGCGGGAGACACAGGGACGGAGTGCGTTGTAGCCCTTCCCTGTGGCTGTCCGCCGTCGATAGGATCATCGCATGGCCGAGCCTGAAACTCCTGATGCCGAGCTGGTCCGCCTCCGCGCTGAAGCGGAAGCCGCGCGCGCGGCCCTCGAACTCGCGGAGAAAAATGCGGCGTTGGCGGCAGCAGAAGCGGCCGCCGCGTCGAGGCTGTCCCCGGAGAAGGCTCAGGACGACAAGCCTGCCGCTACGGCGACGGCGGAAACCGTCGAAGCGACCGGCCCGCTCACTGCCGACCAGGTTCAGGCCGTCGTCGAAGGCTACGCGTTCGCGGGCGAGTCGCTCGATGTCGGGGTCCTCGTCAACGGATCACCGGATCCCAAGGCGCAGATTCGGATTCCTCTGCGCATGCTCAACAGGCACGGCCTCATCGCGGGGGCAACCGGAACGGGAAAGACCCGCACGTTGCAAGGAATTGCCGAGCAGCTGGCAGACAAGGGCGTTCCCGTTTTCGCCGCGGATATGAAGGGCGACCTTTCGGGCGTCGCGGTCGCCGGAGAAGCCAGCGAGGGGCTTTTGCGCCGCACCGCCGGCATCGGACAGGACTGGCAGCCGAAGGCATCTGCCACGGAGTTCTTTGCCTTGGGCGGCGACCGGGAATCCAATCGACACAGCGGCATTCCTGTGCGGGCCACCGTCTCCGGCTTCGGCCCATTGCTTCTGAGCAAGGTGCTGGGCCTGAACTCCACGCAGGAATCCAGCCTGCAGCTGGTGTTCCACTACGCGGACCAGAACGGGCTGGCGCTCGTGGACCTCAAAGATCTCCGCGCCGTTTTGTCGTTCTTGACCAGCGATCGCGGAAAGGACGAACTGGCAGCGATCGGAGGAATCTCCA containing:
- a CDS encoding AAA family ATPase; the protein is MRIHRIDVEGFGPFRTRQSIDLDAYADDGIFLISGRTGTGKSSILDAVCFALYGTTPRYDDTEKRLRSDHAQPGEPTEVAVEFTVGDRMWRIERSPGYPRPKKRGEGMTTADPSVEMYERIDGEWQGRAAREREVSHLVGEVVGLNQQQFLQVILLAQGRFARFLLAKNDERQVLLRTLFGTRRFEEYETSLDDRRRAAQAAAAEQTQTLRLILDQAADDIAAVERRVADGNESAPPSDAAPAPSVEHDIARLTAAADHAEGLETAVTQKEAALRAARDDVEKARDERRAVHEQQTRRNLARARIKQLDLAAAATDTVRAELAAARRAETVRPAIDAADRAHEAAETAAETAHAARSAWVEALADVRTQRGDAEGIPLPAEDAEPEILDGFAADVQRLIGGWEPLRQQETQLAQRADDIERQREHLATLETRAYDIEAQRNALPERIDSVNNDISRATERASRREAAQKHISDLEAQFSALNEVKRLSTSYAQAVRAASAAVEARAAAEHHLNQLHARRIAGIAGEIADVLVAGEPCAVCGSTEHPAPAPRSDDPVTPEQIDAADTARATAAGEADQAQTARQQAELSLRDAENRAGGRTEVEISGDLLAAQKQKDDAEAALREKSALERQRDDLADAEKRLEREGRDIASQGGTLRGKIEEIAATWEKDNAAVQSARGAFSSVAARIGVAQRLASRATVCSDSHREADRSRVAARTAAEAREQVLRDNAFVSVDDARAASRPAAEREQMEQQLAQAEADRAAAQQTITETAHLPAELVDLDSVEQALLAAREQHETAVDARSGAQHLTRALRNAAARAEQVHARIADALRRATVVTRLADTVAGRPPNTKRMNLETFVLAAELEEIVEAANVRLAEMSAGRYSLLHSDALARRGAASGLGIEVMDSYTGQARPPHSLSGGETFLASLALALGLAEVVTGRAGGIRLDTLFIDEGFGSLDGETLETAMRTLDELRQGGRTVGIISHVDAMKEQIPAQLRVRHTREGWSIVEQDTPTRSAP
- a CDS encoding AAA domain-containing protein; the protein is MRIASDPRRLIWSASDLTAASECEFGWLRQIDARLGRCAPVDDPEDAMLRRAAQLGDAHELRTLERYRERFGDAVIDIARVSASDDDAMGVAVADTNEALADPTVQVLFQAAFRANDFVGFADFLVRDEDGRWRVQDTKLARTARVTALMQLSAYVDRLDQQGIPRADNVDLLLGDGTTSVHRTADLMPLFHLRRERLQALIADRRIDADTSHPAIAWGDARGKLRILACGACAACRAEIEQQRDILLVAGLRPAIAERLRAASIHTIDQLAQTDAAPPRIANDTFDSLRTQARLQLATEQRPDDEPLYEVVNEAALGAMPRPDLGDIFLHLDRDPFFADRADDGRTEWGLSYLLGWGDMRQQHSTLWAHDLPGERRALERFCDFLQQHRRAHPQAHIFHFRPDAPAILAQMAARHGSRETDIDRLLGDETFVDLFPIVKNALRIGTRSYDITALEPLIMGPERRERQGEPTHSALRYVEARALREAGHDDDARDIMMSIAADNGYACLTTRRLRDWLVERAKEARVTPAREDGRISDSYEPSPRALALTARADELRDVRLAQDPASSASNDENALRLAAAAIDYYPREARSFWQAHYERLREPISLWGETKDVIVVDIRRSDVLDDWHIPEGSRAERRVLELRGALAPGTRLSVGSTPSLLYTSPAPFPTEGSQRWLHVPHEARVVDVLDDGVIVEEYAIGGRTWRELPVALTPPSPPKAGAQQGAIEAWADGILTRGTHIGASDGAFPIDPATDLLRSLRADHHSGRVVSSSIGSDIDAIVFSLLSVPTYLAVQGPPGTGKTYVGSHVIARLVNEHGWKVGVVAQSHAVVENMLDRVVAAGVPQGHVGKVLKGAARADGQSFTVLPRNGLSAFQQQRTKGYVIGGTAWDFANVTRVGRRELDLLVVDEAGQFSLASTIAVSMSARRLLLLGDPQQLPQVSQGTHPAPIDQSALGWVMRDQQVLPEGHGYFLARTWRMHPDVATPVSHLSYGGQLRSRPGADLRHAEGIEPGVHPIPVLHTGNATDSPEEAEQVVRIVRDVIGRPYVDIDIDDEQEATPCEPRPLDQADVIVVAPYNAQQQTVERALAAAGFRDVRVGTVDKFQGQEAAIAIMTLAASSGRDAPRGIDFLLLQNRLNVGISRAKVAAYLVHSPLLLDDLPFRAESVARLSAFARLVGRG
- a CDS encoding exonuclease SbcCD subunit D, with product MRILHTSDWHIGRSFHGHSTLDALGGVLEELAGQVRDHQVDVVIVAGDIFDSSTPAAGAYTLLTNVLQAIRAAGAQIVLTSGNHDSAARLGFQAAFLGQAGVHVITQPLSVGQPVTIEDDSGPVHFYGVPYLEPALVRHLWPEAQMRTQEQAMRHAMSLIAADRQQRGGRSVAIAHCFAAGVEPTPQLEREVRQDLAQGRLDVVPLIDLAGPDYVALGHIHGRATLDERIRYCGAPLHYSFGEGHKPRGSWLVDIDASGQLDVSWLDLPVPRRLTTLRGTLQDLLDNTEYDAHTNDWVCAVLTDPTPQTEPMRKLQARFPFCATIQPDPDRTDTGPARTYRDRVRKGASDAQLAGDFLELVRAGDGAEEEERQLLAEVISEYRAGAQA
- a CDS encoding NAD(+) synthase produces the protein MNAYGHGFARVAACHTPVRVADPDANAEAVLAMARRLDDESVAVAVFPELCLTGYAIDDLVMQDAVLEGALRAVEYIRDQSAWIMPVLVVGAPIVRGGRIYNCAVVMSRGEILGVVPKSSLPNYREFYERRWYAPGDDQRGTITLFGEEIPFGPDLLFTCSDVSGLTIHVEVCEDMWVPVPPSAKAALAGATVLLNLSGSPITIARAEERRLLVQSASSRCIAAYAYAAAGLGESSNDLSWDGQTMIYEGGTLLDETERFPEGATASIADVDLDRIRQDRLRQGTFDDNRRTNATDTDFRQISFELRPPKGDIGLRRTVDRFPFVPADASRLAQDCYEAFNIQVAGLVQRMRQIGDPKPVIGVSGGLDSTHALLVVAKAMDLMERPRADILAYTMPGFATSDHTKANAIALAESVGASIETIDIRPAATEMLTQMGHPAGSGEPVYDVTFENVQAGLRTDYLFRLANHHGGIVIGTGDLSEFALGWATYGVGDQMSHYAVNTGVPKTLIQHLIRWVISEGEAQGVTARETEVLRSVLGTEISPELVPAGQDGKAQSTEDTIGPYALHDFTLAQVLRHGTRPSKIAFLAAHAWTDPDAGRWPAGFPEDEHYAYDLATIIRWERVFLKRFFGFAQFKRSAMPNGPKVSHIGSLSPRGDWRAPSDGNAAAWLAELDSKIPEELR
- a CDS encoding nucleoside deaminase; translation: MSHPALATSFALSLPSWVVDELPTLPDALPTHAERMALVNRLADRNWREGNGGPFAAIVVERDSGRLVSVGVNVVLSTGISSGHAEVTALGLAQQSLGAWDLGGEGLPEHELVVNWRPCVQCYGAAMWSGITSLAIAGHGPECEEITTFDEGPMIPTWAEDFEARGITVTVDIAKPEAVAVFEAYREAIDHGNITVYNARGA
- a CDS encoding MerR family transcriptional regulator is translated as MLSIGVFAQIGQVTHRMLRHWDASGLLVPAHADEFSGYRSYDPSQLERLHRIVALRQLGFGLADIADYLDAGVDAERLATLLRIRREEIAREHELAAARLSDVERRLHLIEQETSMTTIEIITKPLPAVRLVAASGVPTGGDVATLVTGLFDRVSDAVGNVKGAFDVPIAQYDLADGELHVTAGYEWKGDAPDGASIVELPSVRDAVCGIHIGPMSGIGASWQAVHVEIAARGLVPAGPCREFYVRSRSDDQSDWVTELQQPVAPARS